Below is a window of Podarcis muralis chromosome 5, rPodMur119.hap1.1, whole genome shotgun sequence DNA.
gtttgttatcttgatttcttattcaagcttgctccatcttccctgggaCCCAGACAGCCCTTCTGAAATCCGAAGGTGGCGATCATGTCACCTCTCAGCCTCCTCCTTTCCAcgaaagtccaaaacatctgtagggcaccaggttagaatgggaagggaccccccaagtccatctagtccaacccccttcaaatGCAGTAATCTCCATTAAAGCATGCATGACAGATGGAGGTTGGTTGCATTAGAGACAGCGCAGAGAGGACCACATCCTCCCACCATGATCTTGTCTCATGCAGGcccatggaataataataataataataataataataataataataataataatttcttatttataccccacccatctggctgggtttccccagccactctgggtggcttccaacagaatattaaaataaaaaacctattaaacattaaaagcttccctaaagagggctgccttcagatgtcttctaaaagtctggtagttgttgttctctttgacatctggtgggagggtgttccacagggcgggcgccaccaccgagaaggccctctgcctgcttccctgtaacttggcttctcgcagtgagggaactgccagaaggcccttgcagCTGGACCCTGGTGtccagggtggagacgctccttcaggtatactggactgaggctgagGATGCAAGGAGAAGTTGCATCccataattataaataaataaataaatcctttactaggcatagcaaaccacacattatcaaacagacattgtatacaaattgtgcaaaatacgagctcaacataacaaggtttatcccagtcagatctttaactccagagaaaatcaatttgcataaataatacaatacaatattacCACATCACCAATCATTTAAGAAccactaaatctctttataatggcccagtctttctacatggacagcactcaaaaattcagccactattaaagtaatttggtcATTCCTGTCCGAGAGCAGGTCCTGAACTGTTGGTAGCATAGAATTGAGCCTATTGTGTTGTAAGGCCTCTAATAAAtgtcttctggcataaatgccaaaatcacaagaaaagaaaatatgaaaagaATATAATTAtattctccttctctccccctttttcgTGCCCGTCTGCAGGCTCCTTACTCCGGCTGCGTCTTCCTCCACGAAGGGTGGCCCCTGTGCCTTCGCGAGAAAGTGGTTGTCCACCTCGGACCGCTCAACCCCCTCCTTCTTCGCCCGGGGGACTTCTACCTGCAAGCGGAGCCCTGTGGGGAGCAGTCGGCCTGCCTGGTGGTCAAGTGCCTCTCCAGGGACCTCACCACTGTGGAGAAGATCTCCGTCCCCGAAGCGTCCTGCTCCTTGCTGTTCACCAAAGAGTGGCTGGAGGAGGTCAACCGAGACCTGGACCGGCCAAcgctccacacctgcctggtggCCACTGGGAATGGGATCGTCCCCCTCCCGTGGAATAAAATAGCCGTCCCAGAATTTGTCAGGGTGCCCAAAACAGAAGGTTTGGTGGAGCAAGAGTCCTCAACCCACCTAGCAAATCTCCTGCGTCCGGACTGCAGTCCTGACTCAGGGAGCTTGCAGTCCTCTCCGGTTAAGTATCCTGGCCTCATCAAAGTTGTAGAAGGAACCTGGAAGAAATCCGCTCCCTTTGCTTTGCCGAGTCTGTGCGACATCATCGGCGACAACCTGGAAGGCGAATACGTGAATCTCCTGGGGTTTTCTGAAGAAGGGAAGCAGGATAATTCTCCTGCCGTCAAGGCAACAGGGTCGGCCCTTGGGGAGCAGCTGCACAGAGATGCAGTGCCACCCAAGGTGGAGAAGGACCTCATTTTGGTCAACGGGGACGACGGGGAGATGGCCGGGGGCTGGAGCTGCGGGAAGGGACAAAACTCAGAGGAAGGGCCCTGCACACCTTGCCTGAGGCGGCGACTGGGCCAAGACACCAAGGTCCATGAACCGAGGTGCAGGTACCGCGAGTCGTACGTGGCGGCCCTCAAGAACCCGGTCAGCTTCAGCTCGGGGTTGATGGCAGCTATTTTGGAAGAGATGGATACATCGAAGCAGGGCTCCTCTTCCCCCTCGGAAAGCACAGGTGTGCGGCCTCTGGAGGGATCGGGCCAGGGGGCTCCCCAAATCCTCTCTGAGCAGCCGAACAAGACTGAGAAAGCAGAGGACGACTCTTCCAAGCCAGGCCACTCCAGACTCCCAAAGCCTCCGGCCGACTGTCCCGCTGCCAGCAATAAATTCTCATTCCTGAAAGGCCACCGTCAGCTGGGCTCCTCGGCGGGTGGCCTGCCAGGGGTGGAGAAGGCCGGGAAGGGCCAGGAGGGGCACCGGAAAAGGACGTCGGCCGTGTGCTCTCCCCGCACGGCCAGAGCAAAGGCAGCAGCTGGGAAAGGTGAGAGTGGGAAGAAAGGGAAGGTTTGGGAGGAAGCAGCGCAAAAGCGTTCTCAGAGGCCTGTGGGGGACGGCCACACTGAAGTCCGCATGGTGCGCTGGCATCTCTGGCTCAGGGTTATGTGCAAAAGGTTGCAGCATTGGGGGTTTTTCTGCCTGGAGAAAGGGAGAATGACACAGTTATGCACAGCTTGGAGAAAGTGGACGaaggaaagtttttctccttctttcatgGTACTCGTGGGCATCCACTGTAGCCACCAAtttagaatacacacacacacacacacacacacacacacacacacacacctgtatatATGCGCActgccaatctgactgggttcccccagccactctgggaggctttcaaCAAATTCAAACACAATATGAACAGACTGCCTTCCTGTTcaaatggttattattattattattattattattattattattattatttcattagttataccccacctatctggctgggtttccccagccacactgagcagcttacaacatatctaaaatcattttttaaaatttccttaAAATGGGCTGCATTCACaaatcttctaaaagtcagatagtttatttcttgacatatgatgggagggcgttccacaggactacccagaaggccctctgcctggttccctgtagctttgcttctcacagcgagggaaccgccagaagtccctcggagctggacctcagtgtccaggcagacgctctttcaggtatacatgggctgaggccgtttagggcgttcaaggtcagcaccaacactttgaattgtgctcggaaacgtactgggagccagtgcagatctctcaggaccagtgttatatgtgcggccactcccagtcaccactctagctgccacattctggattaattgcagtttcaaaggtagccccacatagagcgcattgcagtaatcaaagtgagagataactagagcatgcaccaccctggcaagacagtccgcgggcaggtagggtctcagcctgcataccagatggaactggtagacagctgccctggacacagagttgacctgcgcctccatggacagctgtgagtccagaatgactcccaggctgtgcccctggtccttcaggggcacagttaccccattcaggaccagggaatcctccacacctgcccgcctcctgtcccccaaaaacagtacttctgtcttgtcaggattcaacctcaatctgttagctgccatccatcctccaaccgcctccagacactcacacaggacctgcactgccttcactggttccgatttgaaagagaggtagagctgggtgttatCCGCATATtaatggacacccagcccaaaccccctgatgatccccttaaaagaggattagacaaattcatgaaggaaggaagggctattgatggctttGCTTCTGAATGcgcaagagccttctccccagccctctctcttccagcagctgggattcaggAGCACTGCTGCCTCCGACTGCGGACTAGAcggtcctttggtctgatccaatatGTCTCTCCCCTGATCTGCCTATGGGACACCTGCTCTCTgcatttctcctgctctggagggtaggactcgaacccatggcttcaagttacaagaaaggagattccgactaaacattcgggaaaactttctgacagtaagagctgctggacagtggaacagactcccacaagagatggtggactctccttccttggagggttttaagcagaggctggatgttcATGTCATGGATGCctgaagctgagattcctgcattgcagtgggttggactagatgatcattagATACCTTCCCAGTCTAAGGTTCTCTGATTTCAGGGCACACTGTGACCTGATTTGTGGGGTCTTCTTGGGTAGTCCtgatttgtggtgtgtgtgtgtgtgtgtgtgtgtgtgtgtgtgtgtgtgtgtatcagcatAGATTACAGCGTTTGGGGACAACCCATCTCTGCCACTCTCTAACTTTCACGTCTTTCTCCTGGCCAGGTGACGTTGTGCTTTCAGAACTTCCAGCTCCCAAGAACGCGGAGAGTGTCACCGTTCCTACGTCCCCCGCAGATGTCCTGCTCAGAGAATCACCTCCTCCGGGATCTGGCCCACAGGATCTGGCCCAGTGGGAGACGCTCAGTCCCGAGCTTTTATCTTCTGGGATTGTATGTCTGCCAGGTACTGCATTAGTGCCATCACCGTCTTCGCATGCAGTTGACCTCTTGCACAGCTCCCATTTGTACCGCAACGTGCCACTTTAACACATCTCACAGTGATCTGGGCTTGGGGGGACCCACAGCTCACTGTGTGCTGCAGCAGACTAATGCACCCCCCTTCAGGAAACTGTTGCATTGGTCGGGAAAGCCTTGTACCTGAGAACTTTCTGGTGGCTCCTGCCCCGAGGCTGCAGCCTTTCTAGCTATCCCAAAAGAAAgtggaccataataaagaaatCCACATTTATATTTTTCTTCTGTTGAATAAAATAATGTGTGCCGTTAGACCAGGAGGGTTTCGAAAACCAGGTGTGGGAATGCGAGAGCCAGTGGGAGTTgcagtgttgaactaggacctgagagagacctgggttcaaatcctcccactcagccacaaagctcactgggtttGACCTTGGGGGCAGCCACTGCCTCttggcctgacccacctcgcagggttcttgtgaggataaaatgggggagaaTCAAGTACAccatcttgaactccttggaggaaaaggtggggtatcagtgaactaagtctctctctctctctttctctttctctctctcttggcatcTTATCACATTTATGGTCGCACTGACTTCCCTTTGGCTCCAGGAAACGTGGATAAGCTTGGCAGACCCATCGTCCAGATCTGCAGCGGTGGCCCAGCGTGGCAAGCCCCGTGGTGTTCAGCCAGAGAAGTGGCACGACTTCTCCTCTTCCTTTGCACCATGTCTAGGTCAGTCCCCCTCCTTCAGCGACCGGCCAGCCACCTGGGCCTCCCTTGTCAGTTCCTGTGATGGTCAATGAGAACGATGCTCAGGTCTCTTTTCTGCAATCGTAGACAAATAACACCATAGAAGCGTCACGTTGGAAGGAGCCCCCAGGCTCACCTGCTCTGGTTGCTAGATATGGTCAAAGGCTCATAcattcagcgaaagcctgcattcgccccataggacgcacacacatttccccttcatttttggaggggaaaaaggtgcgtcctatagggcgagaaatacggtaattgtaaatagcagaatataggcaccctgtatatataaatgagcaaaccagtgattttagggagcaggctagcaggcgaggtccattatttacatcataggagcctacacaacacaaaacatggttgctgtaggtaggtaggttttgttttattggttttttatcttatattttagaaatgtacatccagttgttttttccctttaattttttggggcccccaagagagtggggccctaagctagagcttgttgagCTTATACGTAAATTCAGCACTGCACAACCCGCAAAATAGAGAGGGGGTCTGGCCCACTCcttgaaaaaatttttttttggggggtggccccCTTGGCTCCCCCTCCATAGCGCCAGAATGTGCAACAATGTCTATCCTCCTGCAGCATCTCATGCAAGGACTCAAACTTGTTTTTTGAGTTTGCTTCTCCCACCATGGAGTAAAAACCATCCTTTCCTCCAGACTCAGTTTGTCTGCATCTCCTTCCATCCTGCAGGAAGCAGTCGAAGGACACGGGGCTGGCGCTTGTCATCGATGCCAGAAAGGAGATGCCCCCACCCGCCCTCTCTGCCGCCCTCGGATCCGTCCAGGTAATCTCAGGTGGGTGGGAAaaatcaccggggggggggggggagtttgcagGGAGCAGCTGGCCTTTTCCTGTACTGAactgaataggatccagaatgcagcagtctgattggtcctagaataatagggtccagaatgcagcagtctgattggtcctagaacaataggatccagaatgcagcagtctgattggttctagaacaatagggtccagaatgcagcagtctgattggtcctagaacaatagggtccagaatgcagcagtctgattggtcctagaacaataggatccagaatgcagcagtctgattggtcctagaacaatagggttcagaatgcagcagtctgataggtcttagaacaataggattcagaatgcagcagtctgattggtcctagaacaatagggtccataatgcagcagtctgattggtcctagaacaataggatccagaatgcagcagtctgattggtcctagaacaatagggtccagaatgcagcagtctgataggtcttagaacaataggattcagaatgcagcagcctgattggtcctagaacaatagggtccagaatgcagcagtctgattggtcctagaacaataggatccagaatgcagcagtctgattggtcctagaacaataggattcagaatgcagcagtctgattggtcctagaataatagggtccaaaatgcagcagtctgattggtcctagaacaataggatccagaatccagcagtctgattggtcctcaggagccacccaatccagctccaggtggatgtgaatccgcaacctgattggcctacaggtgaatcccagaattagccaatcacgtggggcccattgtgtaaataatgtataaagcagacattctgggggaacttccattcctcctcaccactatgagctgaataaagagcaggaAATCCACTGACTCCTTTCAGTCACAAACTGCAAGGGACGGCTCCTCGTGGCCCTCATGTGGTGAAACAGAGGTAcagcagatattttaaaaatactataatgttagtaataataattaaatgtatttatatcctgcctttccccccagactcaaggcggcttacacaaattaaaacagcacaaataaaatggaaaaaaagctaaaaacagatgatcattaaaaagtaattaaatggATAGAATTTAAATAATATGAAAACAGGCATCCTACACAATTTAAAGCAGcacaaataaaatggaaaaagcTAAAAACACATGAAGGACGATTGTTAAAAAGTTATTAAATGaatagaattaaaataatataaaaacagaTCTGTTAAGTACAAATAATACAAGCATAACTTTCTTGGGATGAGACCTGGGACTGAGTTTCTTCTCCCCTCTGTGAAGGATAATCATTTTGAATCACTTTTTGCGATGAGCAATTTCTATAAAACCAGAGTGTAAATGCTTGTCTTCCTTCTCCCACACACAAACTATCAGCAAATTGCAGGAGACTGAGGAAGACAACACAAACctaattttattttggttttatttatcacatttatacccCAGCTTTTCCTCCAAGTGTGGCCTACAGGgttttcttcctcctcatttaacccccacaacaaccctgggaggtaggctgggctgagaggctGAGCTCCCTGGCAgagctgggatttgaactctCTCCCAAGTCCCAAGTCCTAGCCCAGCTCTCTAACCGCTGTGCCGCCCTGCCTCTAGAGAAACCAGGGACCGGATTCTGTGGGGACAACCGATAAAGGGCTGAATCAAGGCGGTTGGGAAACCCAAAAGCTGGTGTTTGGTGAAATTTCATCCTGGATACCCATTTTCCTTGCAGAAGACCCTGCCTGGCTCCATCCACGCTGTTTTCCTGCTGGCAGAGAAGGAGGCAGCCTCACATTTGGAGAAGCTACCTGGTGTGCAGGTGAGTCCCAGAGCATTGTGTTATTTtgatgctgaaatatactcagagtcgagtgtgaatttcatgctcttttttCAGCTcctagtagcaatgaatgaaactttccccaaaacgtctagctatatatacattatttacacaatgggccctgcgtgattggctaattccgggctgctcctgtaggccaatcaggttgcggattcacctcctccagaagccagattggctgttcctgcaggccaagcaggttgctgattcacttcatccaagagcttgattggctgctcctgcaggccaatcaggtcgctgattcacttccacctggagctggattgggtggctcctgcagaccaatcagactgctgcattctggatcctatggttctaggattcagctcagtacataacagatgggctctcctctctcctccatccTGCAATGCTAACATCATTTCCCCCAAGACAGCGACGGACCTGATCTCCTGGGTTCCTCATTCTGCTTTCTGAGCTCTCCCTCACACCTTCATGCAGTCAGCCTCATTTGCAGCCTGTTGTAAGTGAAAGAAATCAAGAAATCAAGCGAAAGAAATCAACAGGTGCAGCTTCCCCCATCTGCTGCAAAACGCTTCACCTGTTGAACTTCTTCCCATCCAAGACTTTGCTGAGTGCACTCCGAGGTCCGTGTAGCCTGGCGTTCTGCCAGGCCCCTAAGGAACCAGATGCAGCCTATGCCTTAAATATTGACTTGTTTCCCGTGCTGTAAGCATCCTATCACTGCCATGGGACGTCCCCATGGCACCCCATTTTCCCCCACCCCGAATCCGTCCAGTCTGTGCCCTCCGTTCCGCTCctgccctctcccctctcccagccCAGATAATGACTCCCATTCTGCTTTGCCCTAATGAGTTCCCGCGGcaaatccatctctctctcccaattATAGCTCCGCAGGCCAGACTTGGGCATTCAGATAATAATTCAGCCCTGGGAAGGTTTCGCTGCTCTCTTGTGAATGCTGCTTCCTTTAATTAATGGAATGGGAAATCTCAATGAGCCTGATAAACGGCCTCTGCTGCCAGTGATTAAAATACCCTCGGCTCCCCCTGTGAGTCTAGAAAGGACCCCAGGCAGGCTCCCGTTTCAAGCCTGGCACGGCGATGGATGGTGGGGGCCCCTCTCTGCTACCTCCCCACCTTCCAGACTCTCCCCTGTTTCACGCTAACGAGACTGCACaggctttgccaacctgctgGGAATAATGGAAATCCCTTTTTAACGCACCacattgttaaactgtggaactcactctcaCTGGAGGCAGCCATGGCCAACAACCGGGATGGCTtgaaaggaggattagacaaattcgtggtgGAGAggactaccaatggctactagccagaagGGCTAGGCTTTGCGCATGCAGCACTCTCCTCATGCGctttggggccctccagatgtttttgaaccacaactcccatcagcccctgctcacTGTGGCTggcgggagttgtagtcaaaacatctggagggtgtcaggttggtgaaggctgaacTGGACCTAAAAtgggctgggggggaaatgagcCGAGTATAAACACTGAAAATCTTGATTTTAcaccagccctctcctcctccaattTTTATACTTCTGGGCCTTTTACTATTGTGCCTGAAAatatttgatgttgttgttgtttttattttttaaaatattcttatTATCAATTTCAGCATAACATAAtttcaaaacatatcatattcattattcccccctttccccccaccctccatcaaaccctccccccagacttccctcagctcctctctctgatttctcagcacatattattctctgcatgttataaaattgtacatatccttacattatctatctatctatcatattaTCAAGCAAtaagtttgtgtatgtttattcaaaacctgccaaggagtccagttcattttgttgtcttgttAGATAATTTGCAAAAAGCtctcattcttccttaaagtcccAGTTGTCCTTGttccgcagtttgtatgtcagttcagccagttctgcataactcatccatttttcttgccgctgttctttcgttgggatttcctcattcttccatccttgtgctagttgttgtttttaaaacaactcTGGCTGATAATTCTGCTCAGTCTtttgaaaatgtatattttatatacTTTGCTGTTTTGAAATTTGTGTTAGCTGACTTGGTCTGTTAAACTGGACTCATTTTATAAAGAAATATTGACGCTGTGGTGTCGCCCCTGCAGATGGAGGTGCTGAGCTCCCTGAAGACTCTGGGGCGGCACGTCGACAGCAGCCAGCTGACCCCGGCCCTGGAGGGCCACTTCCCCTACTGCCACAACGAGTGGGTCCAATACTTCCAGGTGCCTATTGTTGCAGTGGACGTTGCTaccttcctctttcccctttctccgTCTGCTCCTTTTGCATTGCTCAAGACTTCAGGGCTGCTTCTGCAGCTAGCAGGGAAAcgctgcacctttaaaatattTGGAACAGTGGGAAAGGCTCTGGGGTCTAGATATTAGGTTCACCGCTTGCTACACCATAAAAGagaattttaagaaaatgtttttcaggtggtacctaacaccatcaAAGCTTGCCAAAATTTATAAACAGAAGtctaatttatgttggaaatacagtggtacctcaggatgcaaacaggatccgttccagagcctcgttcgcatcctgaagcaaatgcagcccgcgaaacccagaagtaacatgctccgttacttctgggtcatcATGGAGCGTAAACTGAAAATGCTCAACTGGAAGCACAtttaactcgaggtatgactgtatggaaAAATGGAAGGAACATTGTTCCATATCTGGTGGAGCTGCGACAAAAACCAAGACCTACTGGGGTATGATTCATGAAGAactcaaaaaaaatgtttaaaacatctttacaaaagaaaccagaggcatatTTATTAGGCTTATTGGGAAAAGATATACCACAGGAAAAAAAGGAATTTTCTTATATGCTACAGCAGCTGCCAGGATAGTATCTGCCAGCGAATGGAAGAGCAAACCAATACCCACAAAAAAAGACTGGCTATACAAACTAAGTCAGTTTATAGAAATGGCAAAGCTAACTGCATACATGAGAAGACAGGCAAACCAAAAACTCAGATCAGAATGGCAATGTTTTGAAGAATACATGGACAAACACTGTTCAAGAAAGAGTATGTTGATATGCTTAGATTAAAGGAGTAAAGTAGAAAATATTAATTAGGAATGTCATAATGAGATCAACATTTAAAAGTTAAGAATTGCAACCATAGCATCAAATCTATAAGGAGGTTGAGCTGTTGGGGGTGTGTCAAAGGTTGTGGTGCTGGGAAGATATGGGGATGGGAAGTATTTATGTGTATGGGTATATAAATAGTAGCCTTATTTTTGTATGTCTTTGTAGGGtgcatttctttttctgtattactaaaattaaatttaaaaattaatggggggggggagaatacccATCCTCCAGCCTGCAGGCCTCTGCTGCATCATCAGAGTCGACTGTCAGTCTGCTCAGCTTCTGAGGCGATGGGCACCATCTTGTTTCTTTGCTGCGGGAGCAAAGCCAGCTTTGGCCTCTCTGATCCCACCCTCCTCTATCTCCCTGCCTCAGTTTCCTGCTTCTAGCCCTCTCCTAACCATGTGTCACAACTTGTTATTTGGGGTTATTTTATCTGACCGGCTGCCTGCGTGTGCTTCCTCCCCCTTAGAAGATGCACCAGTTTGTGAGCGACCTCAAAAAGGCCTCCGAATTGCTGCAGAACACAACCCAAGAACTGGAAAAGGGGGGCAGACTGGAGACCCTGCAGGTAACACCTCctccccctgtgccccccccccggacctcATTGGGCTTGATTTTTTACACATGTTAGGAcctcaagaataataataataataataataataataataataataataataataataataataataataatttattatttataccccgcccatctggctgggcctccccagccactctgggcggcttccataaaaaccaaaaatacagtaaaatcacacgttaaaaacttccctgaacagggctgccttaagatgtcttctgaatgttaggtagttgtttatcgctttgacatctgctggaagggcattccacagggcgggcgccactaccgagaaggccctctgcctggttccctgtagctttgcttctcgcaatgagggaaccgccagaaggccctcggcgctagacctcagcgtctgggcagaatgatgggggtggagacgctccttcaggtatactggaccgaggccgtttagggctttaaaggtcagcaccaacactttgaattgtgctcggaaacgtactgggagccaatgcaggtctttcaagaccggtgttatatggtctcggcggccgcccccagtcaccagtctagctgccgcattctggattaattgtagtttccgagtcaccttcaaaggtagccccacgtagagtgcattgcagtagtccaagcgggagataaccagagcatgcaccactctggcgagacagtccgcaggcagatagggtctcagcctacgtaccagatggagctggtaaacagctg
It encodes the following:
- the KIAA1755 gene encoding uncharacterized protein KIAA1755 homolog isoform X3 — its product is MAPYSGCVFLHEGWPLCLREKVVVHLGPLNPLLLRPGDFYLQAEPCGEQSACLVVKCLSRDLTTVEKISVPEASCSLLFTKEWLEEVNRDLDRPTLHTCLVATGNGIVPLPWNKIAVPEFVRVPKTEGLVEQESSTHLANLLRPDCSPDSGSLQSSPVKYPGLIKVVEGTWKKSAPFALPSLCDIIGDNLEGEYVNLLGFSEEGKQDNSPAVKATGSALGEQLHRDAVPPKVEKDLILVNGDDGEMAGGWSCGKGQNSEEGPCTPCLRRRLGQDTKVHEPRCRYRESYVAALKNPVSFSSGLMAAILEEMDTSKQGSSSPSESTGVRPLEGSGQGAPQILSEQPNKTEKAEDDSSKPGHSRLPKPPADCPAASNKFSFLKGHRQLGSSAGGLPGVEKAGKGQEGHRKRTSAVCSPRTARAKAAAGKGDVVLSELPAPKNAESVTVPTSPADVLLRESPPPGSGPQDLAQWETLSPELLSSGIVCLPGNVDKLGRPIVQICSGGPAWQAPWCSAREVARLLLFLCTMSRKQSKDTGLALVIDARKEMPPPALSAALGSVQKTLPGSIHAVFLLAEKEAASHLEKLPGVQMEVLSSLKTLGRHVDSSQLTPALEGHFPYCHNEWVQYFQKMHQFVSDLKKASELLQNTTQELEKGGRLETLQEVEHHMERHQLLMQTVLRNVQLVSLQREGGATLAKLRKEAARLSFSPNVRSSIDRALTLYNLVEEKVHMLVTKSNGRLEHLEFLLKIRQLEAEFGKLSLWFDEEGESALREAGSAAEGNREAAQESHQRFKEFFKEASVHYNRGLSLSKEASKVQGSRFPETEAFEAAKRAFQAKLTMFYMEMEMKGAELETLLDLYKFCDKVTQFNLDCQRHQATWICREEEPKSIQAQRDMEDALQKLSREFSTETFQQMKVQASSVRSKRGLAVWNEALERCQEAKQLLEDALARSKGAREGGAEDSDPVPATKLSGEDVCLGGASTKTKKTEHDRRTQDVGGTGVHDKASQEFPSYGGGMLKGVKASEEAYLASLDVILECGGPEAQAYPSEEAPGSPHAMRQDCPPLTLPCASSPNTKKVPAPHESLPSTKQPGLSLPSRGQRSRKREAAQYFQLSRHGSFSSEDADSQSSTEDALSSSATLPMESSKGAWTQEKAPGILYLENHNTGSLTDATATQ
- the KIAA1755 gene encoding uncharacterized protein KIAA1755 homolog isoform X2 gives rise to the protein MDPQSLDVAVQNTLSGLYPPFDITAPTVLSQLFRVLEAKYHSDGLCCLLDFLIPSKRLLEHVRQAACAPYSGCVFLHEGWPLCLREKVVVHLGPLNPLLLRPGDFYLQAEPCGEQSACLVVKCLSRDLTTVEKISVPEASCSLLFTKEWLEEVNRDLDRPTLHTCLVATGNGIVPLPWNKIAVPEFVRVPKTEGLVEQESSTHLANLLRPDCSPDSGSLQSSPVKYPGLIKVVEGTWKKSAPFALPSLCDIIGDNLEGEYVNLLGFSEEGKQDNSPAVKATGSALGEQLHRDAVPPKVEKDLILVNGDDGEMAGGWSCGKGQNSEEGPCTPCLRRRLGQDTKVHEPRCRYRESYVAALKNPVSFSSGLMAAILEEMDTSKQGSSSPSESTGVRPLEGSGQGAPQILSEQPNKTEKAEDDSSKPGHSRLPKPPADCPAASNKFSFLKGHRQLGSSAGGLPGVEKAGKGQEGHRKRTSAVCSPRTARAKAAAGKGDVVLSELPAPKNAESVTVPTSPADVLLRESPPPGSGPQDLAQWETLSPELLSSGIVCLPGNVDKLGRPIVQICSGGPAWQAPWCSAREVARLLLFLCTMSRKQSKDTGLALVIDARKEMPPPALSAALGSVQKTLPGSIHAVFLLAEKEAASHLEKLPGVQMEVLSSLKTLGRHVDSSQLTPALEGHFPYCHNEWVQYFQKMHQFVSDLKKASELLQNTTQELEKGGRLETLQEVEHHMERHQLLMQTVLRNVQLVSLQREGGATLAKLRKEAARLSFSPNVRSSIDRALTLYNLVEEKVHMLVTKSNGRLEHLEFLLKIRQLEAEFGKLSLWFDEEGESALREAGSAAEGNREAAQESHQRFKEFFKEASVHYNRGLSLSKEASKVQGSRFPETEAFEAAKRAFQAKLTMFYMEMEMKGAELETLLDLYKFCDKVTQFNLDCQRHQATWICREEEPKSIQAQRDMEDALQKLSREFSTETFQQMKVQASSVRSKRGLAVWNEALERCQEAKQLLEDALARSKGAREGGAEDSDPVPATKLSGEDVCLGGASTKTKKTEHDRRTQDVGGTGVHDKASQEFPSYGGGMLKGVKASEEAYLASLDVILECGGPEAQAYPSEEAPGSPHAMRQDCPPLTLPCASSPNTKKVPAPHESLPSTKQPGLSLPSRGQRSRKREAAQYFQLSRHGSFSSEDADSQSSTEDALSSSATLPMESSKGAWTQEKAPGILYLENHNTGSLTDATATQ